The following coding sequences are from one Phalacrocorax carbo chromosome 13, bPhaCar2.1, whole genome shotgun sequence window:
- the SHLD2 gene encoding shieldin complex subunit 2: MTKRPQIHIFVGAPSIPSLQDVSEQSSSAPAAEKWRELRCSCHISSLSSEKVEGADHVVFQAESSIVTALPTDDNSSQLLKEGRLMVAKEYLTSVSAAVTCISTPKKTESLIYSDCQISKDKCTHASVNQAADHHPPQKFAESAREDNQSHGCCSNLTESKASHLEVNSSDISDLVASTKQISIHLRSVGQVVQSEHGSDHHEYLSQYLDMFFSQNQESKPKGTPGDCSDLAVSTDTEFHSIMTSSQMAVSAQDRNELQKRIIKLSQTEADKKPEGRQHDRLQLDLDVGTCLNVAENEYKEENESSLELFSSKEDGKDACFEATKQERNAQENTEKSQELNVPAEQLVNEIHIEPLSSGILCSQVDSSHKNSSKRTRKCEDSFHIFHSAFKRQLKSKRVKLNSSPAGPGMRVDQERTTELKKLQKKLSPLKNCRCKNKKYNVLVTVLHPCHIKEIPVKTRPKSSCRVPVATIVVIDQSKIERKVVLWRGAAFWSLTVFPGDIVLLTDIIMYENLWCGEIMLQSTFTSQLLNLGNYATLSPEEFYPVVDGGVLHGLLAYISSEFPHFRDIPRRQVQRLDSVQYMQLDQLQPNTLVHSILKIINIAVLTESVYSYRGGNQRKIILTVEQNRDQHYRMVLWGAGAAWCPQLQRKKDHIWDFKYLLVQHSSVSGDLELHTTPWSSYECLFDDDKRAIEFKEKFQKSKASLVQLTKLSAHLEEKCSGVVQVKAHISELKFITSTGQHKQLIFRADTSLECILASLPMITYSGCAKCGLELQADENMIYKQCIRCLPYNKVKTFYRPALMTVEDGGCEIYVHVVSELMEKIFLNIPADWLNRSVVPSSDITYGTIVADLCHLLLADTEASYLLEIRSHFVLDENSYPLQKDFHLLTFHPDL, from the exons ATGACAAAACGACCTcaaattcatatttttgtgGGAGCTCCTAGTATTCCAAGCCTGCAGGATGTGTCAGAGCAAAGTAGTTCAGCACCTGCTGCTGAAAAATGGAGAGAACTCCGCTGTTCATGTCATATATCCAGTCTCTCTTCTGAAAAAGTCGAAGGTGCTGACCATGTAGTGTTTCAGGCAGAAAGCTCTATAGTCACAGCACTTCCTACAGATGACAACAGCTCTCAGCTGCTCAAAGAGGGGAGATTAATGGTAGCAAAAGAATATTTGACATCAGTATCTGCGGCAGTAACTTGTATCAGCACACCTAAAAAGACTGAAAGTTTAATTTATTCTGACTGTCAAATATCTAAAGATAAATGCACACATGCAAGTGTAAATCAGGCTGCAGATCACCACCCTCCTCAAAAATTTGCAGAATCAGCTAGAGAGGACAACCAATCACATGGCTGTTGTTCAAACCTCACTGAAAGCAAAGCCAGTCATTTAGAAGTTAACAGCTCTGACATTTCTGATTTGGTTGCCAGTACTAAGCAGATTAGCATACATCTCAGGTCTGTGGGACAAGTTGTTCAATCAGAGCATGGAAGCGATCACCATGAATATCTAAGTCAATATCTGGATatgtttttctcccaaaatcaagagtcaaaaccaaaaggaaCACCAGGTGATTGTTCAGACCTTGCAGTATCAACTGATACTGAATTTCACAGTATAATGACTTCAAGTCAGATGGCTGTTTCTGCTCAGGATCGGAATGAGTTGCAGAAAAGAATCATAAAATTATCACAAACAGAAGCAGACAAGAAACCTGAAGGAAGGCAACATGATCGCTTGCAGCTTGATTTGGATGTTGGAACGTGTCTTAATGTGGCTGAAAATGAATATAAGGAAGAGAATGAAAGTTCCCTTGAACTTTTCAGTTCTAAGGAAGATGGGAAAGATGCTTGCTTTGAAGCtacaaaacaagaaaggaatgctcaggaaaatacagagaagtCTCAAGAACTTAATGTTCCTGCTGAGCAATTGGTAAATGAAATCCATATTGAACCATTGAGCTCAGGAATATTGTGCTCTCAAGTAGACAGTTCTCATAAGAACTCTTCTAAAAGAACCCGCAAGTGTGAAGAttcctttcatatttttcacTCAGCATTTAAAAGACAGCTGAAATCAAAGAGAGTTAAACTGAATTCTTCTCCAGCTGGTCCTGGGATGAGAGTGGATCAAGAGAGGACGACAGAGCTCAAGAAACTTCAAAAGAAGCTATCACCACTTAAGAATTGCcgctgtaaaaacaaaaagtacAACGTTTTAGTCACAGTATTACATCCTTGTCATATCAAAGAAATACCGGTGAAGACTAGACCAAAATCTTCATGTAGAGTTCCTGTAGCAACAATTGTTGTTATTGACCAGTCAAAAATTGAGAGAAAGGTGGTGCTGTGGCGTGGTGCTGCATTTTGGTCACTCACTGTGTTTCCTGGGGATATCGTACTGCTTACAG ATATAATAATGTATGAGAATCTTTGGTGTGGAGAAATCATGCTGCAATCTACATTTACCAGTCAGTTACTGAATCTGGGGAACTACGCTACGCTCAGTCCAGAAGAAT tttaTCCTGTAGTGGATGGTGGTGTTCTCCATGGTCTGTTGGCTTACATATCATCAGAATTTCCGCACTTCAGAGACATCCCACGAAGACAAGTTCAGAGACTTGATAGTGTTCAGTATATGCAGTTAGACCAGCTCCAGCCAAATACACTGGTTCACTCAATCTTGAAAATTATCAACATTGCTGTATTAACAG AATCTGTGTATAGCTACAGAGGTGgcaaccaaagaaaaattattctaacaGTAGAACAGAACAGAGATCAACACTATAGGATggtgctgtggggagcaggggctgcctggTGCCCTcaacttcaaaggaaaaaag ATCACATATGGGACTTCAAATATCTTCTGGTCCAACACAGTTCTGTTTCGGGTGACTTGGAACTGCACACAACTCCATGGTCGTCTTATGAGTGCTTGTTTGATGATGACAAAAGAGCAAttgaatttaaagaaaagtttcagaaaagcaaagcatccCTTGTGCAGTTGACAAAGCTCTCGGCCCATTTGGAGGAAAAATGCTCAG GAGTGGTTCAAGTGAAAGCCCATATCTCAGAACTGAAGTTTATCACTTCAACTGGTCAGCACAAGCAACTCATCTTCCGTGCTGACACTTCACTGGAGTGCATTTTGGCTTCTCTGCCTATGATTACATATTCAGGTTGTGCTAAATGTGGTTTGGAACTACAGGCTGATGAGAACATGATCTACAAGCAATGTATTAGATGTTTGCCGTACAACAAAGTGAAAACATTCTACAG ACCTGCTTTGATGACAGTGGAAGATGGAGGATGTGAAATTTATGTTCATGTGGTGTCTGAGTTGATGGAAAAAATCTTCCTTAATATTCCTGCAGACTGGCTGAACAGATCAGTAG TGCCCTCTTCGGATATAACCTACGGCACAATAGTTGCAGATCTGTGTCATTTGCTGCTAGCAGATACAGAAGCATCCTATTTGTTGGAGATCAGGAGCCATTTTGTGCTAGATGAGAACAGCTACCCTTTGCAAAAGGATTTCCATCTGCTTACCTTTCATCCTGATCTTTGA
- the LOC104040354 gene encoding synaptotagmin-15 isoform X2, with product MPEQAVAVAGGVIGGILLFVLIGIVAYLLWKKFCCLLSYEKLTSPVKTTNANAIFQDHSTSEIQLKSTRSRSIPFIIPPTLHGRDRINLTNEEQVQEDTDPYMIPQSGPRSSFHSLAGAYVVGTINPELYKFPEDESETDFPEGNIGRLWFSIEYEQESERLLVSLIKVRKLQPPADSCSPFVKIYLLPDERSYLQSKTKRKTLNPQFDENFVFQVSSKMLLQRTLKFLVYHVDKQKKHHLLGQVIFPLKNETLTDDNKLVIWRDLEKENLEPPSDYGDIQFSLSYNDYLGRLTVVVLRARGLKLQEESHAAKTHLLGQVVVGPFMYTRGKELEHWNEMISKPKELVKRWHALCPST from the exons ATGCCCG AACAAGCAGTTGCTGTTGCTGGAGGTGTAATAGGAGGGATCCTTTTATTTGTTCTCATTGGAATAGTTGCATACCTGCTCTGGAAGAAATTTTGCTGCCTCCTTTCTTACGAAAAGCTCACCAGTCCTGTCAAAACAACAAATGCAAATGCCATTTTTCAGGATCATTCGACTTCTGAAATTCAACTAAAAAGCACAAG ATCCAGAAGCATTCCATTTATCATTCCACCAACGCTGCATGGGCGAGACCGGATTAACCTGACGAACGAAGAACAGGTTCAGGAAGACACTGACCCCTACATGATTCCTCAGTCGGGGCCACGGTCATCATTTCATTCTTTGG CTGGAGCTTATGTTGTAGGGACCATTAACCCAGAGCTGTACAAGTTTCCTGAAGACGAAAGTGAGACGGATTTTCCTGAAGGCAACATTGGCCGCCTCTGGTTCTCCATAGAGTACGAGCAAGAGTCAGAAAGGCTCCTCGTCTCCTTGATCAAAGTCAGaaagctgcagcctcctgctgatTCCTGCAGTCCATTTGTGAAAATCTACTTGCTGCCTGATGAAAGAAGCTACTTGCAGTCCAAAACAAAACGCAAAACCCTTAACCCGCAGTTTGATGAAAACTTTGTGTTTCAG GTTTCCAGTAAAATGTTGCTCCAAAGGACTCTGAAGTTTTTGGTTTATCATGTTGATAAGCAGAAGAAGCATCATCTCTTAGGCCAAGTTATCTTCccactgaaaaatgaaacattaactGATGACAACAAACTAGTCATATGGAGAgatctggagaaagaaaacttgGAG CCTCCTTCAGACTATGGTGATATCCAGTTCTCCCTCAGCTACAACGACTACCTGGGCCGTCTCACTGTAGTGGTTCTGAGGGCAAGAGGATTAAAGCTCCAGGAGGAGAGCCATGCTGCCA aaacacATCTGCTAGGACAGGTAGTAGTCGGGCCTTTCATGTACACCCGCGGCAAAGAACTTGAACATTGGAATGAAATGATCAGCAAGCCCAAGGAGTTGGTTAAACGGTGGCATGCTCTCTGCCCCAGCACGTAA
- the LOC104040354 gene encoding synaptotagmin-15 isoform X1, with product MPEQAVAVAGGVIGGILLFVLIGIVAYLLWKKFCCLLSYEKLTSPVKTTNANAIFQDHSTSEIQLKSTRSRSIPFIIPPTLHGRDRINLTNEEQVQEDTDPYMIPQSGPRSSFHSLAGAYVVGTINPELYKFPEDESETDFPEGNIGRLWFSIEYEQESERLLVSLIKVRKLQPPADSCSPFVKIYLLPDERSYLQSKTKRKTLNPQFDENFVFQVSSKMLLQRTLKFLVYHVDKQKKHHLLGQVIFPLKNETLTDDNKLVIWRDLEKENLEPPSDYGDIQFSLSYNDYLGRLTVVVLRARGLKLQEESHAASVYVKVSLMNHNKFIKSKKTAAVLGSPNPVYNETFSFKADQTELDTASLSLSVLQSLTGEKTHLLGQVVVGPFMYTRGKELEHWNEMISKPKELVKRWHALCPST from the exons ATGCCCG AACAAGCAGTTGCTGTTGCTGGAGGTGTAATAGGAGGGATCCTTTTATTTGTTCTCATTGGAATAGTTGCATACCTGCTCTGGAAGAAATTTTGCTGCCTCCTTTCTTACGAAAAGCTCACCAGTCCTGTCAAAACAACAAATGCAAATGCCATTTTTCAGGATCATTCGACTTCTGAAATTCAACTAAAAAGCACAAG ATCCAGAAGCATTCCATTTATCATTCCACCAACGCTGCATGGGCGAGACCGGATTAACCTGACGAACGAAGAACAGGTTCAGGAAGACACTGACCCCTACATGATTCCTCAGTCGGGGCCACGGTCATCATTTCATTCTTTGG CTGGAGCTTATGTTGTAGGGACCATTAACCCAGAGCTGTACAAGTTTCCTGAAGACGAAAGTGAGACGGATTTTCCTGAAGGCAACATTGGCCGCCTCTGGTTCTCCATAGAGTACGAGCAAGAGTCAGAAAGGCTCCTCGTCTCCTTGATCAAAGTCAGaaagctgcagcctcctgctgatTCCTGCAGTCCATTTGTGAAAATCTACTTGCTGCCTGATGAAAGAAGCTACTTGCAGTCCAAAACAAAACGCAAAACCCTTAACCCGCAGTTTGATGAAAACTTTGTGTTTCAG GTTTCCAGTAAAATGTTGCTCCAAAGGACTCTGAAGTTTTTGGTTTATCATGTTGATAAGCAGAAGAAGCATCATCTCTTAGGCCAAGTTATCTTCccactgaaaaatgaaacattaactGATGACAACAAACTAGTCATATGGAGAgatctggagaaagaaaacttgGAG CCTCCTTCAGACTATGGTGATATCCAGTTCTCCCTCAGCTACAACGACTACCTGGGCCGTCTCACTGTAGTGGTTCTGAGGGCAAGAGGATTAAAGCTCCAGGAGGAGAGCCATGCTGCCA GTGTGTATGTCAAAGTCTCATTAATGAACCATAATAAATTCATCAAAAGTAAAAAGACAGCAGCTGTTCTGGGATCTCCCAATCCAGTGTATAATGAAACCTTCAGTTTCAAGGCAGATCAGACAGAGCTGGATACAGCAAGCCTGAGTCTATCTGTGCTCCAGAGCCTCACGGGAGAAA aaacacATCTGCTAGGACAGGTAGTAGTCGGGCCTTTCATGTACACCCGCGGCAAAGAACTTGAACATTGGAATGAAATGATCAGCAAGCCCAAGGAGTTGGTTAAACGGTGGCATGCTCTCTGCCCCAGCACGTAA